Proteins co-encoded in one Cytobacillus sp. NJ13 genomic window:
- the mcrC gene encoding 5-methylcytosine-specific restriction endonuclease system specificity protein McrC codes for MNSLTDSKIPIKNLYYMLCYAWDHLAEKDMADVAREDERDIQHLLTRILLVKLRSLIKRGFYREYKSYQEETGTLKGRILFQESINTFSFKRGKMHCEFEEMTHDIVHNQVIKSTLFSLLQNQQLDNQLKEEIQQLYPYFAEVAIIKLNLRIFQEIKLHRSNQHYRFVLDICRFLYESLLLTEDNGESQFADFERDPKAMARLFEEFVRNFYKKEMPEFKVFRENIYWDAEGEETSYLPLMQTDISLESSERKIIMDTKYYQNTLTKNFGSQKLISGNLYQMFAYLSNHRKAEGKEIMGMLLYPKTGKELMLAYRIKEFSVKINTVNLNRDWLSIHTRLKGIVN; via the coding sequence ATGAACTCCTTGACAGACTCTAAAATACCGATTAAAAACCTATATTATATGCTTTGCTATGCATGGGACCATCTTGCGGAGAAAGACATGGCCGATGTAGCCCGAGAAGATGAAAGGGACATTCAGCACCTTTTAACAAGAATACTCCTTGTAAAGCTCCGCTCGCTCATCAAGCGGGGCTTTTACCGGGAATATAAATCCTATCAGGAGGAAACAGGAACTTTAAAAGGGAGGATTCTTTTTCAGGAATCTATCAACACGTTTTCTTTTAAAAGAGGTAAAATGCACTGTGAATTTGAAGAAATGACCCATGATATTGTTCATAATCAGGTAATCAAGTCAACTTTATTCTCCCTACTGCAAAACCAGCAGCTTGATAATCAATTGAAAGAAGAGATCCAGCAGTTGTATCCTTACTTTGCTGAAGTTGCCATCATTAAGTTAAATCTGAGAATCTTTCAGGAGATTAAATTGCACAGAAGCAATCAGCACTATCGTTTTGTGCTAGATATCTGCCGTTTTCTTTATGAATCATTGCTATTAACCGAAGACAATGGCGAATCCCAATTTGCTGATTTTGAACGGGATCCCAAGGCAATGGCTCGATTATTTGAGGAATTTGTGCGTAACTTTTACAAAAAGGAAATGCCAGAATTTAAGGTGTTTCGTGAAAATATTTATTGGGATGCTGAGGGGGAGGAGACTAGTTACCTTCCTTTAATGCAAACGGATATTTCTCTTGAAAGTAGTGAGCGAAAGATTATTATGGATACAAAGTATTACCAGAATACTTTAACAAAGAATTTTGGCTCACAGAAATTGATAAGTGGTAATTTGTATCAGATGTTTGCTTATTTAAGTAATCATAGGAAGGCAGAAGGGAAAGAAATAATGGGGATGCTCCTTTATCCCAAAACTGGCAAGGAATTGATGTTAGCTTATAGAATTAAAGAGTTTTCAGTTAAAATCAATACTGTTAATTTGAACCGAGATTGGTTAAGCATTCATACAAGGTTAAAAGGAATTGTAAATTAA
- a CDS encoding site-specific DNA-methyltransferase → MLSNIVENIKPYFSTQNGEAYHADTINLLKNMKTESIDLIVTSPPFALIRKKKYGNESASEYIEWFINNFAFEFKRILKPSGSLVIDIGGTWIKGSPTRSLYHFELLIDLCKKKNGYPGFHLAQEFYWYNPAKMPTPAPWVTIERLRVKDAVNPVWWLSKEERPKANNRNVLTPYKSGMKKLLQNGYNDGLRPSEHNISQVWDRDNGGAIPPNLLTISNTRSTDSYLQACKKLNVKPHPARFPFELPEFFIKFLTDPGDLVFDPFGGSCVTGRVAEDLGRRWITSELNEEYVHASQYRFFDLPEEDGTQQLSVEEFLSNNKN, encoded by the coding sequence TTGCTAAGTAACATCGTAGAAAATATAAAACCTTATTTCTCAACCCAAAATGGAGAAGCATATCACGCCGACACTATCAACCTTTTGAAAAATATGAAAACAGAATCAATCGATTTGATAGTTACATCTCCTCCTTTTGCACTAATAAGAAAGAAAAAATATGGAAATGAGTCAGCGTCAGAATATATAGAATGGTTTATTAACAACTTCGCCTTCGAATTTAAAAGAATACTTAAACCATCAGGTAGCCTTGTAATAGACATTGGCGGAACATGGATTAAAGGAAGCCCTACTCGTTCACTTTATCACTTTGAATTGCTTATTGACCTATGTAAGAAAAAGAATGGTTATCCAGGGTTTCATCTAGCACAGGAGTTTTATTGGTATAATCCAGCAAAAATGCCAACACCTGCTCCTTGGGTTACTATAGAAAGATTAAGAGTAAAAGATGCAGTAAACCCGGTTTGGTGGCTATCAAAAGAAGAAAGACCTAAAGCAAATAATAGAAATGTTCTTACACCCTACAAAAGTGGAATGAAAAAACTACTCCAAAATGGTTACAATGATGGTCTTAGACCTTCGGAACATAACATTTCTCAGGTTTGGGATAGAGATAATGGCGGAGCTATTCCTCCAAATCTATTAACCATTTCTAATACACGTTCTACTGACAGTTATTTGCAAGCATGTAAAAAACTTAATGTTAAACCCCATCCTGCTCGTTTTCCATTTGAGTTACCGGAGTTTTTTATCAAATTTTTAACTGATCCCGGTGATTTGGTGTTTGACCCATTTGGCGGCAGTTGTGTTACTGGAAGAGTTGCAGAGGATTTAGGTCGAAGATGGATTACCTCAGAATTAAATGAAGAATACGTACATGCTTCTCAATATAGATTTTTTGATTTACCTGAAGAAGATGGGACACAACAATTGTCAGTCGAAGAATTCCTCTCTAATAACAAAAATTGA
- a CDS encoding DEAD/DEAH box helicase family protein: MDLSNLNLLPMYHKGQHDIANNFYIPCMSNSNRYDRAVGFFSSTIYSLCWPALKSLVSNRGKIRIVCSPLLNRNDLEALENGHEIKDQENIELIRKEFNQMLEIPFLRKPTKVLSSLIALGYLEIKIATLSKNTDSNIKRIFHDKVGIFSDLSDNNVVFKGSMNETWTGLSNDGNLESVDVFLSWDDSRDKERVFEAKNYFERLWENDYSTITVKDFPKVLKEEFLSSADVNDWPDLVDEICTEIEVAKKLSADKRVGGRTPRHHQLNAIEEWNKRNRRGIFEHATGSGKTFTALCIIRDSLEKSETPIIFVPSDLLLKQWNKEVKETLSDLDPKVLICGGGNTRWKENSLLRRWTKQSGDSRIVIASMSTAYRDDFLRNISQGGHILFVADEAHRLGSPQYQKIMSFKSGPRVALSATPRRAGDPEGTKAIMDYFNGVVPPPYTLSDAIRDNALTPYMYYVHSIFLTDEEQDSWNSLTKRIRKLFAQSKNSSQNTNDSLQNRINKLLIERARIIKSADNKIELARKILLENFRDGQRWIVYCDSQTQLNIVLNDLRRNNFQALEYHSDMSGDRMETLKYFESNGGIIVSIKCLDEGVDIPSVTHALILASSKNPREFIQRRGRVLRKAPNKPIAFIYDVLVKPNINEDDEFSKGIILGEMARAVEFGEGAQNPSAIYELKRILLNFDIDYSTITEKGIEVDD, from the coding sequence ATGGATTTAAGTAATTTGAATCTACTTCCTATGTATCATAAAGGGCAACACGATATTGCTAATAATTTTTATATACCATGTATGAGTAACTCAAATAGATATGATAGAGCAGTAGGATTCTTTAGTAGTACCATTTATTCCCTTTGTTGGCCTGCATTAAAAAGTTTAGTCTCAAACAGAGGGAAAATAAGGATCGTTTGTTCTCCACTTTTAAATAGAAATGATCTTGAAGCCCTCGAAAACGGGCATGAAATAAAGGATCAAGAAAATATTGAATTGATTAGAAAAGAATTTAATCAAATGCTAGAAATTCCTTTTTTAAGGAAACCTACGAAAGTATTATCGTCTTTAATTGCTTTAGGTTACTTAGAAATAAAAATTGCAACACTTAGTAAAAATACGGATTCTAATATAAAAAGAATATTTCACGACAAGGTTGGTATTTTTAGTGATTTATCTGATAATAATGTAGTTTTTAAAGGCTCAATGAATGAAACTTGGACAGGATTGTCTAATGACGGAAATCTAGAATCTGTAGATGTTTTCTTATCCTGGGATGATAGCCGCGACAAAGAAAGGGTTTTTGAAGCAAAGAATTATTTTGAACGTTTATGGGAAAACGATTATTCAACTATTACTGTAAAGGATTTTCCAAAAGTTTTAAAAGAGGAATTTTTATCTTCTGCTGATGTAAATGATTGGCCGGATTTAGTGGATGAAATTTGTACTGAAATAGAAGTTGCAAAAAAACTTTCTGCTGATAAAAGAGTTGGAGGTAGGACACCAAGGCATCATCAACTTAATGCGATAGAGGAATGGAATAAAAGAAATAGAAGAGGAATTTTTGAACATGCTACCGGCAGTGGGAAAACCTTTACAGCATTATGTATTATAAGGGATTCTCTTGAAAAGAGTGAAACACCTATAATATTCGTACCAAGTGACCTTTTATTAAAACAGTGGAATAAAGAAGTCAAGGAAACTTTGTCAGATTTAGACCCCAAAGTATTGATTTGCGGTGGAGGAAATACACGCTGGAAAGAAAACTCACTTCTTAGAAGATGGACAAAACAGAGCGGGGATTCCAGAATTGTTATTGCTTCAATGAGTACAGCATATAGAGATGATTTCTTAAGGAATATTAGCCAAGGTGGACACATTCTTTTTGTCGCTGATGAAGCACATAGGTTGGGTAGTCCACAATATCAAAAAATAATGAGTTTTAAATCCGGACCACGGGTAGCATTAAGTGCGACACCTAGGAGAGCAGGAGATCCGGAAGGAACAAAAGCTATTATGGACTACTTTAATGGCGTAGTACCACCACCTTATACTTTGAGTGATGCCATTAGAGATAACGCATTAACCCCTTATATGTATTATGTACATAGTATATTTTTAACGGATGAAGAACAAGATTCATGGAATAGCTTAACTAAAAGAATTCGAAAGCTGTTCGCACAATCTAAAAATAGCTCTCAAAACACGAACGACTCCCTGCAGAATAGAATAAATAAATTATTGATAGAAAGAGCAAGGATTATTAAAAGCGCAGATAATAAAATAGAACTGGCAAGAAAGATTTTATTGGAAAATTTCAGGGATGGGCAACGTTGGATAGTTTACTGTGATTCACAAACTCAACTTAACATAGTACTAAATGATTTACGTAGGAACAATTTTCAAGCTTTAGAGTATCACTCAGATATGAGCGGAGATAGAATGGAAACCTTAAAATATTTCGAGTCTAACGGAGGAATTATAGTTTCAATAAAGTGCTTAGACGAAGGTGTTGATATTCCCTCTGTTACACATGCTCTAATCCTTGCTTCTTCAAAGAATCCAAGAGAGTTCATTCAGAGACGAGGGCGGGTATTAAGAAAAGCACCAAATAAACCTATCGCATTTATTTATGATGTTTTAGTAAAACCAAATATAAATGAGGATGACGAGTTTAGCAAAGGTATTATTCTAGGTGAAATGGCAAGAGCTGTCGAATTTGGTGAAGGAGCGCAAAATCCTAGTGCTATATATGAATTGAAGAGAATCTTGTTAAATTTTGATATCGACTATAGCACAATTACAGAGAAAGGAATTGAAGTTGATGACTAA
- a CDS encoding AAA family ATPase, which translates to MLWFKNIEIEGFGPYKEKTIIAFPSHEGVTLVYGENMRGKTSLLNAIRYSLFGKVIGRGSKEISLHKISNSENASEGKYGFKVTLTFSYNNEDYELVRECKLRNEVEIPQSDMDYSEENFLRKNGTVLSPEDKENHLARIMPESVSRFFLFDGELLDEYEELLSDDSTMGQKIRESIERILGVPILTNARGDVRELLQNAQKEESKAAQRDQKTRELGNLLANNGEQKLHQENELKRLLNDYERLKGNKKSLEEEMRKTQRVEDLIMERDKLQEELPKLEEKRNEKEIKLKELMSRAWQSVIGGKIDKIRKDLSRKIENMEAQLMKKAVKEEMIKNIRAALDQGNCPTCLRSMDADALKKLENLSLEVQQEQDIDEREINRLRLMFANFSNFQSINSRDLIKEISENIDDIYIETVTKMDRISEIEDSIGDKDTSNIKSQRFLYDQTIKELTILEEGIKAQRTVIVKIEESLKKLQSQLDKISGMDISKERKRRELYNDLYSLFNDGVAMYREQLRSKVEVDASKLFIKMTTEPDYTNLSINENYGLTIVHRDNKTVPIRSAGAEQIVALSLIGALQKNTPLRGPVIMDSPFIRLDEQHKRNVLKSLEIMAPQVMLLVFEGELKPEIARDELLGRLKAEYKLQRLSARHTEIIEK; encoded by the coding sequence ATGTTATGGTTTAAAAATATTGAAATTGAAGGATTCGGTCCATACAAAGAAAAAACTATTATTGCATTCCCGAGCCATGAAGGCGTAACGTTGGTATATGGAGAAAACATGAGAGGGAAAACTTCTTTACTTAATGCAATAAGGTATTCTTTATTTGGAAAAGTAATTGGAAGGGGTTCTAAAGAAATATCACTTCATAAAATTAGTAACTCTGAAAATGCTAGTGAAGGTAAGTATGGGTTTAAAGTTACCTTAACTTTTTCTTACAATAATGAGGACTACGAATTAGTAAGAGAATGTAAACTCAGAAACGAAGTTGAAATTCCTCAATCAGATATGGACTATTCGGAGGAAAACTTTCTTAGAAAAAATGGAACTGTACTTAGCCCAGAAGATAAAGAAAATCATTTAGCAAGAATAATGCCAGAGTCAGTATCTAGGTTTTTCTTATTTGATGGGGAGCTTTTGGATGAGTACGAGGAATTATTAAGTGATGACAGTACAATGGGGCAAAAAATTAGGGAGTCAATTGAACGAATACTTGGTGTTCCTATACTAACTAATGCAAGAGGAGACGTTAGGGAGCTTCTTCAAAATGCCCAAAAAGAGGAATCTAAAGCTGCTCAAAGAGACCAGAAAACTCGAGAATTAGGCAATTTACTTGCAAATAATGGGGAGCAGAAATTACATCAAGAAAATGAGTTGAAACGATTATTAAATGATTATGAGAGATTGAAGGGTAATAAGAAAAGCCTTGAAGAAGAGATGAGGAAAACCCAAAGAGTAGAAGATCTCATAATGGAAAGAGATAAGCTGCAAGAAGAATTACCAAAGCTTGAGGAAAAGAGAAATGAGAAGGAAATAAAACTAAAAGAGTTAATGAGTAGAGCTTGGCAAAGCGTGATTGGCGGTAAAATTGATAAAATAAGAAAAGATCTATCTAGGAAGATTGAAAATATGGAAGCACAATTAATGAAAAAGGCTGTAAAGGAAGAGATGATAAAAAACATTAGGGCGGCATTAGATCAAGGTAATTGTCCCACGTGTTTAAGAAGTATGGATGCAGACGCATTAAAAAAACTGGAAAACTTATCATTGGAAGTTCAACAAGAGCAAGATATTGATGAAAGAGAGATTAATAGGCTAAGGTTAATGTTTGCTAATTTTTCTAATTTCCAATCTATCAATTCCAGAGATTTAATAAAAGAAATATCAGAAAACATAGATGATATTTATATTGAGACGGTAACTAAAATGGATAGGATATCGGAAATTGAGGACTCAATAGGGGACAAAGATACATCTAATATAAAAAGTCAAAGATTCTTATATGATCAGACTATTAAAGAATTAACTATTTTGGAAGAAGGAATTAAAGCTCAAAGAACAGTAATTGTAAAAATTGAAGAAAGTCTAAAGAAATTACAAAGTCAATTAGACAAAATTAGTGGTATGGATATTTCAAAAGAAAGAAAAAGGAGAGAATTATATAACGATTTATACTCATTATTTAATGATGGGGTAGCAATGTATAGAGAGCAATTAAGATCAAAGGTGGAAGTTGATGCCTCTAAACTATTTATTAAGATGACAACTGAGCCAGATTATACTAATTTATCCATAAATGAAAATTACGGACTTACAATCGTACACCGTGATAATAAGACAGTCCCGATAAGGTCTGCTGGAGCTGAACAAATTGTTGCATTATCCCTCATTGGTGCTCTTCAAAAAAATACGCCTTTAAGAGGCCCAGTAATTATGGATTCCCCTTTTATTCGTTTAGATGAGCAGCATAAAAGGAATGTTTTAAAATCTTTAGAAATTATGGCTCCTCAAGTAATGTTACTGGTTTTTGAAGGGGAATTAAAGCCTGAGATTGCTCGTGATGAACTGCTAGGAAGATTAAAGGCTGAATATAAACTTCAAAGATTAAGTGCAAGGCATACAGAAATTATAGAAAAATAG
- a CDS encoding AIPR family protein — protein sequence MDIITSNYFKKFLSEQNIEGGHTTTNFEKFVNYITLSTKNINNFNLPSVSIGGGEDGAIDGLAVVLNNRFITDLSELEHLIGSGMEFTVEFYYIQSKTSSSFESKEILNFGSGVVDTFKQEDETKKKMNDSLKEKYKMIRKILDNYEYTLDRKCKLYYVTTGKYVEDENLKSSVENVRNNIKSLDLFTDENIEINMLGSDYIRTQYEMTKVQNSATFELKSKIDLPFIEKVKEAYFAVMPISEYLNIVVDNDNKIRRGIFELNVRDFGGIDENRVNQDIEATILSKDKHSFGLLNNGITIVGKSLTKGQGKYTLKNFYIVNGCQTTNVLYNNREQIDQEMWISVKIVITNEDDIIKNIVKATNNQTEVEEIQLLSMDDYQEKLESYYNSFTEFKQLYYERRDGQYRGNAEVSPIEIVSPEKQVRSFASIFLQEPHNASRFFGKLQDEISKKIFVQDHNPIMYYTSALLNYYIENQFRNDRIGNSYLKFQYHIQLIISQLVWKNEKQPQLNSRKMDEYCILLIKQLIDQEKFNLLIEQAISILDKVIKNLDDLEANKTLSTVNSLLMYIDIELTEVELKNVKYFVNNIDVYLSPFDSMKKDGDLRFNFESRFEELLVFIKKYNMMDFAADLPDFSDIFISVDFDNREERKKYSNMILESIYHLVSNLNKKIEKSRRYEK from the coding sequence ATGGATATTATTACAAGTAACTATTTCAAAAAGTTTCTAAGTGAACAAAATATTGAAGGAGGTCATACAACTACCAACTTTGAAAAATTTGTAAACTACATTACACTTTCTACTAAGAATATTAACAACTTTAATCTTCCATCCGTAAGTATAGGTGGTGGAGAAGACGGAGCAATAGATGGATTAGCAGTTGTGTTAAATAATAGATTTATTACAGATTTAAGTGAGTTAGAACATTTAATAGGATCTGGAATGGAATTTACAGTCGAGTTTTATTACATTCAGTCTAAGACATCTTCTTCATTTGAAAGTAAAGAAATATTGAATTTCGGTAGTGGTGTAGTAGATACTTTTAAACAAGAAGATGAAACAAAGAAAAAAATGAATGATTCATTAAAAGAAAAGTATAAAATGATCCGTAAGATATTAGATAACTACGAATATACACTCGATAGAAAATGTAAATTATATTATGTAACAACTGGTAAATATGTTGAGGATGAAAACCTTAAGTCTTCAGTTGAAAATGTAAGGAATAATATCAAAAGTTTGGATTTATTTACAGATGAAAATATAGAAATAAATATGCTTGGAAGTGACTATATTAGAACTCAATACGAGATGACAAAGGTACAAAACAGTGCAACCTTTGAACTGAAATCCAAAATTGATTTGCCATTCATTGAAAAAGTTAAAGAAGCATATTTTGCTGTAATGCCGATTAGTGAGTATTTAAATATAGTAGTTGATAATGATAATAAAATTAGAAGAGGAATTTTTGAATTAAATGTAAGGGATTTTGGTGGTATTGATGAAAATCGTGTTAATCAAGACATAGAAGCAACAATATTGTCTAAGGATAAGCATTCTTTTGGATTGCTAAATAATGGTATTACAATTGTAGGGAAATCTTTAACAAAAGGGCAAGGTAAATATACACTTAAAAATTTTTACATAGTAAATGGCTGTCAGACAACCAATGTTCTTTATAATAATAGAGAGCAAATTGACCAAGAAATGTGGATAAGTGTAAAGATAGTTATAACTAATGAAGATGATATTATAAAAAATATAGTGAAAGCAACAAATAATCAAACTGAAGTAGAAGAGATACAATTATTATCAATGGACGATTATCAAGAGAAGTTAGAAAGTTATTATAATAGTTTTACTGAATTTAAACAATTATATTATGAACGAAGAGATGGACAATATAGAGGGAATGCAGAAGTTTCGCCAATAGAAATCGTTTCACCAGAGAAACAAGTTAGATCCTTTGCCTCTATTTTTTTACAAGAACCACACAATGCGAGTAGATTTTTTGGAAAACTTCAAGATGAAATAAGCAAAAAAATCTTCGTGCAAGATCATAACCCTATAATGTACTATACTTCCGCATTATTGAATTATTATATAGAGAATCAATTTAGAAACGATAGAATTGGTAATTCCTATTTGAAATTTCAGTATCATATACAACTAATCATATCTCAGCTTGTTTGGAAAAATGAAAAACAACCACAACTTAATTCGAGAAAAATGGATGAATACTGTATTCTACTTATCAAACAACTAATAGATCAAGAAAAGTTTAATTTATTAATAGAACAAGCTATATCTATCTTGGATAAGGTTATTAAGAATTTAGATGATCTAGAGGCAAATAAAACATTGAGTACAGTTAATTCATTATTAATGTATATTGATATAGAATTGACTGAAGTAGAATTAAAGAATGTAAAGTATTTTGTAAATAATATTGATGTATATTTATCACCTTTTGATAGTATGAAAAAAGATGGTGATCTTAGATTTAATTTTGAAAGTCGGTTTGAGGAACTACTTGTATTTATTAAAAAGTATAATATGATGGATTTCGCTGCGGATTTACCTGATTTTTCGGATATATTTATTAGTGTTGATTTTGATAATAGAGAAGAAAGAAAGAAATATTCAAATATGATATTGGAAAGTATTTACCACCTTGTATCAAATTTGAACAAAAAAATAGAAAAATCAAGAAGATATGAAAAATAA
- a CDS encoding NUDIX domain-containing protein, whose amino-acid sequence MSIEDAIRFVVEEVEDPALEHPSLEDSLKNKVRRSKTIVHRIKKIGDLYRYLKRFEFVPQVGDPKRELYDRFKALNLKTYEDLYPEFVQRFSNYIDDVTVLDDFVLGKDYTSWDISIYAQTYDTQSGIYLIGEEPNYQAIFVKATFEEGKYPNEWIEPNNVLKYYMYSLRDIFKKEYKYNSAILNSIDTNTPIYVFQKDDTKLTLKGIFCYASDHHDPEDGSRWFILNKVNSLETKKVMTEEEYNQELNKQVRSSKKVDRKDRRNRLNEAEKIPSKLTVTSTQFKRNPDVIAEVLERAKGICEKCRKPAPFVRANDFSPYLEVHHLRPLSEGGEDTVENAVALCPNCHREYHHAASVTTVVAGILIEEGKVLIAKRSGNDDLAGKWEFPGGKVKKKETPERGLRRELYEELGIKVRVRKYFGESIYKYKSGVIRLMAYYVRRVDGDFKLDVHEEVKFINVEELSDYDFLPADIPLVNKLISRGGPNE is encoded by the coding sequence ATGAGTATTGAAGATGCAATAAGATTTGTTGTTGAAGAAGTTGAAGATCCGGCTTTAGAACATCCAAGCTTAGAAGATTCTTTAAAAAATAAAGTTAGGCGATCAAAAACAATTGTACATAGAATAAAAAAAATCGGTGACTTATACAGATATCTAAAAAGATTTGAGTTTGTTCCACAAGTAGGTGATCCCAAGAGAGAACTGTACGATCGATTTAAAGCATTAAATCTAAAAACATATGAAGATCTTTACCCAGAGTTTGTCCAAAGATTTTCTAATTATATTGATGACGTTACAGTACTGGATGACTTTGTTTTAGGGAAGGATTATACATCCTGGGACATCTCCATATATGCTCAGACGTACGATACACAGTCAGGCATTTACCTTATTGGAGAAGAGCCGAACTACCAAGCAATCTTTGTGAAAGCAACCTTTGAAGAGGGGAAATATCCCAATGAATGGATTGAACCAAACAATGTCCTGAAATACTATATGTATAGTTTAAGAGATATTTTTAAGAAAGAATATAAGTATAACTCGGCCATATTAAATTCTATTGATACAAACACACCTATCTATGTATTTCAGAAGGATGATACAAAGCTTACTCTTAAAGGTATTTTTTGTTATGCAAGTGATCACCATGATCCTGAAGATGGTTCAAGGTGGTTTATTCTTAATAAAGTTAATTCACTTGAAACAAAGAAAGTGATGACTGAGGAAGAATATAACCAAGAGCTAAATAAACAGGTCAGATCATCAAAAAAAGTTGATAGGAAAGATAGGCGAAATCGTTTAAATGAGGCTGAAAAAATTCCTTCAAAGTTAACTGTCACTTCAACACAGTTTAAGCGTAACCCAGATGTAATAGCTGAAGTGTTAGAACGAGCGAAAGGTATTTGTGAAAAGTGTCGTAAACCGGCTCCATTTGTTAGAGCTAATGATTTTTCTCCTTATTTAGAGGTTCATCATCTTCGTCCTCTATCAGAAGGTGGGGAGGATACTGTTGAGAATGCTGTTGCTCTTTGTCCTAATTGCCATCGAGAATACCATCATGCAGCAAGCGTTACTACAGTTGTAGCTGGAATACTAATTGAAGAAGGCAAGGTACTCATTGCTAAAAGAAGTGGAAATGATGATTTAGCTGGTAAGTGGGAATTCCCAGGAGGTAAGGTTAAAAAGAAAGAAACTCCTGAGAGGGGGTTGCGAAGGGAATTATATGAGGAGTTAGGTATTAAAGTTAGAGTTCGAAAGTACTTTGGAGAAAGTATATATAAGTATAAGTCCGGTGTAATAAGACTAATGGCATACTATGTGAGAAGAGTTGATGGTGACTTTAAACTTGATGTTCATGAAGAAGTGAAATTTATAAATGTTGAAGAATTGAGTGACTATGATTTCTTGCCCGCTGATATTCCACTTGTGAACAAGTTAATAAGTAGAGGGGGACCTAATGAATAA